In the genome of Pseudarthrobacter sp. IC2-21, one region contains:
- a CDS encoding SGNH/GDSL hydrolase family protein — protein MQNLPPATQTHPWTRYVAMGDSFTEGIGDPEPTSPGGYRGWADRVAEELGRGQDDFAYANLAVRGRLLQQIVDQQLAACLALKPDLVTLSAGGNDLIRPGGDPDAMAEKLDSVVQILSMGGATVVLFNGPDTGSSVLSRIRSKVAIYNENLRTVAARHDAVIADMWSLKQLNDPQMWDVDRLHFSPLGHHTIAAMVLESLNVSHTLEPSIPKPLPPRTWREARSGDLVWAREYFVPWVVRRLRNRSSGDGITAKRPTPGPVFGPGVPLGSGEGPLGTATGARR, from the coding sequence ATGCAGAACCTTCCCCCGGCGACACAAACCCACCCCTGGACCCGCTACGTGGCGATGGGTGACTCCTTTACCGAAGGCATCGGCGATCCCGAGCCAACAAGTCCCGGCGGGTACCGCGGCTGGGCGGACCGGGTGGCCGAGGAACTGGGCCGTGGCCAGGACGACTTCGCCTACGCCAACCTCGCCGTCCGGGGCAGGCTCCTGCAGCAAATCGTGGACCAGCAGCTGGCCGCGTGCCTTGCGCTCAAGCCGGACCTGGTCACACTTTCCGCCGGCGGCAACGACCTCATCCGGCCCGGCGGGGACCCTGACGCCATGGCCGAAAAGCTCGATTCCGTGGTCCAGATCCTCTCGATGGGCGGCGCCACGGTAGTGCTGTTCAACGGACCGGACACCGGGTCCTCGGTCCTCAGCCGGATCCGCAGCAAGGTGGCCATCTACAACGAGAACCTGAGGACCGTAGCCGCCCGTCATGATGCCGTCATCGCGGACATGTGGTCCCTGAAACAGCTCAACGACCCGCAAATGTGGGACGTGGACCGGCTGCACTTTTCGCCCCTGGGCCACCACACCATCGCCGCCATGGTGCTTGAGTCGCTTAATGTCAGCCACACCCTCGAACCGAGCATTCCGAAGCCGTTGCCGCCGCGGACCTGGCGCGAGGCCCGCAGCGGAGACCTCGTCTGGGCCCGCGAATACTTTGTCCCGTGGGTGGTCCGGCGGCTGCGTAACCGCTCCTCCGGGGATGGCATCACGGCAAAACGCCCGACGCCGGGACCCGTCTTCGGCCCGGGGGTTCCGCTGGGTTCCGGTGAAGGCCCGCTGGGCACCGCCACCGGGGCGCGCCGCTGA